A single Triticum dicoccoides isolate Atlit2015 ecotype Zavitan chromosome 2A, WEW_v2.0, whole genome shotgun sequence DNA region contains:
- the LOC119354399 gene encoding nucleobase-ascorbate transporter 11 — MPSSGRTTARGGGAAPPPARGDAEDDARVPPFTGNNTDHNPRELRSWARRTGFHPSAFFSGESAVSNSSTATARPPPPPPPLASSRRPPRPPAAAEDDPDPAPPLDLDHQVRPRRRIDLRGELEIPPVEVPAQPEPARRRDGVERLLGERAALNVSRSANGVRADADADTSARKKAEEAEAKRKAEEAEARKKKEDEEWDAELAAYYQQQWANEEDGVAGGVQGEETAPLNRPSGLRCGVSENPGWALLVFYGIQHYLSIAGSLVFIPLILVPTMGGSDVDTATVISTMLLVSGLTTILHTFLGSRLPLIQGSSFVYLAPALVIANSEKFRNLNDDKFKHIMRELQGAILVGSVFQIILGYSGLMSLLLRLINPVVVAPTIAAVGLAFFSYGFPHAGSCVEISMPLIVLLLLCTLYMRKISLFGNHIFLIYAVPLSVGIIWVYAFFLTAGGAYNFKGCSSSIPSSNILLDSCRRHAEIMRRCRTDVSNAWRSAAWVRVPYPLQWGPPTFHFKTAIVMVIVSVVASVDSLSSYHAASLLVNLSPPTRGVVSRGIGLEGICTFIAGLWGTGTGSTTLTENIHTLDTTKMASRRALQLGGALLVIFSVFGKIGALLASIPVALAASVLCFTWALIVALGLSTLRYTEAVSSRNMIIVGFTLFISLSIPAYFQQYEPSSNLILPGYLVPYAAASSGPVRTASDGLNYAVNALLSINVVVALVVAIILDNTVPGSKQERGVYIWTDPKSLELDPASLEPYRLPKKISCWFRWAKCVGF; from the exons ATGCCCAGCTCCGGCCGAACTACAGCCCGCGGCGGCGGGGCCGCGCCCCCGCCTGCACGCGGAGACGCCGAGGACGACGCGCGGGTGCCGCCCTTCACGGGGAACAACACCGACCACAACCCCCGGGAGCTGCGCTCCTGGGCCCGCCGCACCGGCTTCCACCCCTccgccttcttctccggcgagtcCGCGGTCTCCAACTCCTCCACCGCCACCGCGCgtcccccgccgcctccgcctcccctgGCATCCTCCCGCCGCCCGCCGCGCCCTCCCGCGGCTGCGGAGGACGACCCCGATCCCGCGCCGCCGCTCGACCTCGACCACCAAGTCCGACCTCGCCGCCGCATCGACCTCCGCGGCGAGCTCGAGATCCCGCCCGTCGAGGTGCCAGCGCAGCCAGAACCGGCGAGGAGGAGGGACGGCGTCGAGCGCCTGCTCGGCGAGAGGGCGGCGCTCAATGTGAGCAGGAGCGCCAACGGCGTGCGCGCCGACGCGGATGCGGATACGAGTGCGAGGAagaaggcggaggaggcggaggcgaagCGAAAGGCTGAGGAGGCAGAGGCGAGGAAGAAAAAGGAGGATGAGGAGTGGGACGCGGAGCTGGCCGCGTACTACCAGCAGCAGTGGGCCAACGAGGAGGACGGTGTTGCCGGCGGTGTGCAAGGCGAGGAGACGGCGCCTCTTAATCGGCCATCAGGGCTCCGCTGCGGCGTCTCCGAGAACCCCGGGTGGG CACTCCTCGTATTTTATGGCATACAACACTACTTGTCAATAGCCGGTTCGCTTGTTTTTATTCCTTTGATATTGGTACCAACCATGGGTGGATCGGAT GTGGACACTGCAACAGTCATTTCCACCATGTTATTAGTGTCTGGTCTTACAACAATACTTCATACTTTTCTTGGTTCTCGGCTTCCATTGATTCAAGGAAGTTCTTTTGTATATTTGGCTCCTGCATTGGTGATCGCGAACTCTGAGAAGTTCAGAAATCTTAATGATGAT AAATTCAAGCACATAATGAGGGAATTACAGGGGGCTATACTTGTTGGTTCAGTTTTCCAAATAATTTTGGGGTACAGTGGTCTTATGTCACTGCTTCTGAG ATTGATAAACCCAGTCGTCGTGGCACCAACTATTGCTGCAGTGGGTTTGGCGTTTTTCAGTTATGGTTTCCCTCATGCTGGTAGTTGTGTAGAAATAAGCATGCCCCTCATTGTATTGCTTCTTCTGTGCACCCTG TACATGAGAAAAATATCCCTGTTTGGAAACCATATCTTCCTCATCTATGCA GTACCACTCAGTGTTGGCATTATATGGGTGTATGCATTCTTCCTAACTGCTGGTGGTGCATACAACTTCAAGGGCTGCAGTTCAAGTATACCCAGTTCAAATATATTATTGGATTCATGCAGAAGACATGCAGAGATTATGAGGCGTTGTCGAACTGATGTTTCTAATGCTTGGAGAAGTGCTGCCTGGGTGAGGGTTCCGTATCCATTGCAGTGGGGCCCTCCTACATTTCATTTCAAAACAGCTATCGTTATGGTGATAGTTTCAGTGGTTGCATCAGTTGATTCA CTTTCATCATATCATGCTGCTTCGTTGCTAGTTAATTTAAGCCCTCCAACACGTGGAGTTGTTAGCAGAGGGATTGGCCTTGAGGGGATTTGTACTTTTATCGCCGGACTATGGGGTACAGGAACTGGGTCGACAACATTAACAGAGAACATCCATACCCTTGACACAACCAAAATGGCCAGCAGAAGAGCTTTGCAGCTTGGGGGAGCCTTGCTGGTCATTTTCTCTGTCTTTG GAAAAATCGGAGCTCTCCTTGCTTCTATCCCTGTTGCTTTGGCCGCCTCTGTTCTTTGCTTCACCTGGGCTCTTATTGTCGCACTTGGCTTATCCACATTGCGATATACCGAAGCTGTAAGCTCAAGGAACATGATAATCGTTGGTTTTACCCTGTTCATCTCCCTGTCCATCCCCGCATACTTTCAGCAATATGAACCCAGCTCCAATCTCATTCTACCGGGCTATCTTGTTCCGTACGCTGCAGCTTCGAGTGGACCAGTTCGCACTGCCAGTGATGGG CTAAATTATGCAGTGAACGCTCTTCTATCCATCAATGTTGTGGTGGCTCTGGTTGTTGCAATAATCCTTGACAACACGGTGCCGGGAAGCAAGCAAGAACGAGGGGTATACATCTGGACAGATCCTAAGTCCCTGGAGTTGGATCCTGCATCTCTGGAACCCTATCGGTTACCAAAGAAGATATCATGCTGGTTCAGATGGGCCAAGTGCGTTGGCTTTTAA